In Chelonia mydas isolate rCheMyd1 chromosome 10, rCheMyd1.pri.v2, whole genome shotgun sequence, a single window of DNA contains:
- the GATM gene encoding glycine amidinotransferase, mitochondrial has protein sequence MLRVRCLRGGSRGAEAAHYIGSRLGRSFTGWVQRTFQSTQAAAASQNSCAVDDNKATAPVPEDCPVCSYNEWDPLEEVIVGRAENAYVPPFSVEVKANTYEKNWGFYQKFGGQSFPRDHLKKAIAEIEEMCNILKMEGVIVKRPEPIDWSVKYKTPDFESTGMYAAMPRDILLVVGNEIIEAPMAWRARFFEYRAYRPVIKDYFHRGAKWTTAPKPTMADELYDQDYPIRSVQDRHKLAAQGKFVTTEFEPCFDAADFIRAGRDIFVQRSQVTNNSGIEWMRRHLAPEYRVHTLSFKDPNPMHIDATLNIIGPGLVLSNPDRPCHQIEFFKKAGWTVIHPPLPLIPDDHPLWMSSKWLSMNVLMLDEKRVMVDAHETPIQKMFENIGISTIKVNIRHANSLGGGFHCWTCDIRRRGTLQSYLD, from the exons ATGCTGCGAGTGCGGTGCCTGCgcggagggagcaggggggccgAGGCGGCGCATTACATCGGGTCCCGG CTTGGAAGATCCTTTACAGGATGGGTGCAGCGAACTTTCCAGAGCACCCAGGCAGCTGCCGCCTCCCAGAATTCCTGTGCTGTTGATGACAATAAGGCCACTGCCCCTGTTCCCGAGGACTGCCCTGTCTGCTCATACAATGAATGGGACCCCCTGGAGGAAGTAATTGTGGGGAGAGCTGAAAATGCCTATGTCCCTCCTTTTTCTGTGGAGGTTAAG GCCAACACATACGAAAAAAACTGGGGATTCTATCAGAAGTTTGGAGGACAGAGCTTCCCCAGAGATCACTTGAAAAAGGCTATTGCTGAAATTGAAGAAATGTGCAATATTCTGAAAATGGAAGGAGTAATTGTTAAGAGGCCTGAGCCAATTGACTGGTCAGTCAAATATAAAACACCTGACTTTGAGTCTACAG GTATGTATGCTGCCATGCCAAGAGACATCTTGTTGGTAGTTGGAAATGAAATTATCGAAGCACCAATGGCTTGGCGTGCTCGTTTCTTTGAATACAGAGCATACAGGCCAGTCATCAAAGACTACTTCCACCGGGGTGCCAAATGGACAACTGCACCCAAACCCACAATGGCCGATGAACTCTATGACCAG GATTACCCCATCCGCTCAGTACAAGACCGACATAAACTGGCTGCACAGGGAAAATTTGTGACAACTGAATTTGAGCCATGCTTTGATGCTGCTGACTTCATTAGAGCTGGAAGAGATATTTTTGTGCAGAGAAGCCAG GTTACCAACAATTCAGGCATTGAGTGGATGCGGAGACATCTTGCACCAGAATATAGAGTGCATACTTTGTCCTTTAAGGATCCTAACCCCATGCACATTGATGCCACGCTTAACATCATTGGGCCTGGCCTTGTGCTGTCCAACCCAGATCGTCCGTGCCACCAG ATTGAATTCTTCAAGAAAGCAGGCTGGACAGTGATTCATCCTCCATTGCCACTTATCCCAGATG ACCACCCACTATGGATGTCTTCAAAATGGCTCTCCATGAATGTCTTAATGCTGGATGAAAAACGAGTGATGGTGGATGCCCATGAGACTCCAATTCAGAAGATGTTTGAAAATATAG GCATTTCTACAATTAAAGTGAATATTCGCCATGCCAATTCCTTGGGAGGTGGTTTCCATTGCTGGACATGCGACATTCGCCGCCGTGGTACCCTACAGTCGTACTTAGATTAG